One region of Bactrocera neohumeralis isolate Rockhampton chromosome 5, APGP_CSIRO_Bneo_wtdbg2-racon-allhic-juicebox.fasta_v2, whole genome shotgun sequence genomic DNA includes:
- the LOC126760729 gene encoding 60S ribosomal protein L35 isoform X1 — MVKVKCSELRTKDKKELTKQLEELKNELLNLRVAKVTGGAPSKLSKIRVVRKAIARVYIVMHQKQKENLRKVFKNKKYKPLDLRKKRTRAVRKALTPRDANRKTLKEIRKRSIYPTRKYAVKA; from the exons ATG GTGAAAGTGAAGTGTTCCGAACTACGTACAAAGGATAAAAAGGAGCTGACGAAGCAGTTGGAGGAGCTTaaaaatgaacttcttaacTTGCGTGTCGCTAAAGTTACAGGGGGAGCCCCATCAAAGCTTTCGAAAAT CCGAGTGGTTCGTAAAGCAATTGCAAGAGTGTATATTGTAATGCATCAAAAGCAGAAGGAAAATCTTCGAAaagtcttcaaaaataaaaaatacaagccTCTGGACTTAAGAAAGAAAAGAACACGCGCCGTTCGCAAAGCTTTGACTCCTAGGGATGCAAATAGAAAAACTCTAAAGGAGATACGCAAGCGATCCATATATCCCACAAGGAAATACGCAGTCAAAGCATAA
- the LOC126760730 gene encoding NADH dehydrogenase [ubiquinone] 1 alpha subcomplex subunit 5 — protein MASKLTTGLTGLVVASNPHHTLSALYGKILRALTKMPQDASYRKYTEKVVQNRLKAVEAHKDVTTLEKEIACGQVEELIVQAENELILARKMLGWKPWESLVKPAPQKQWNWPPAKIDEPMI, from the exons ATGGCTTCGAAGTTG actaCTGGATTGACGGGTTTGGTAGTGGCAAGTAATCCACATCACACTTTGAGTGCTCTTTACGGTAAAATATTAAGAGCTCTTACCAAAATGCCTCAGGATGCTTCGTATAGGAAATATACTGAGAAAGTTGTCCAAAACAGACTAAAAGCGGTAGAAGCG CACAAAGACGTTACCACTTTGGAAAAAGAAATTGCTTGTGGACAGGTAGAAGAACTAATCGTACAAGCTGAAAATGAACTCATTTTAGCCCGCAAAATGTTAGGATGGAAGCCTTGGGAGTCTTTGGTAAAACCAGCACCTCAAAAGCAATGGAATTGGCCACCGGCAAAAATTGACGAACCAATGatctaa
- the LOC126760729 gene encoding 60S ribosomal protein L35 isoform X2: MVKVKCSELRTKDKKELTKQLEELKNELLNLRVAKVTGGAPSKLSKIRVVRKAIARVYIVMHQKQKENLRKVFKNKKYKPLDLRKKRTRAVRKALTPRDANRKTLKEIRKRSIYPTRKYAVKA; the protein is encoded by the exons GTGAAAGTGAAGTGTTCCGAACTACGTACAAAGGATAAAAAGGAGCTGACGAAGCAGTTGGAGGAGCTTaaaaatgaacttcttaacTTGCGTGTCGCTAAAGTTACAGGGGGAGCCCCATCAAAGCTTTCGAAAAT CCGAGTGGTTCGTAAAGCAATTGCAAGAGTGTATATTGTAATGCATCAAAAGCAGAAGGAAAATCTTCGAAaagtcttcaaaaataaaaaatacaagccTCTGGACTTAAGAAAGAAAAGAACACGCGCCGTTCGCAAAGCTTTGACTCCTAGGGATGCAAATAGAAAAACTCTAAAGGAGATACGCAAGCGATCCATATATCCCACAAGGAAATACGCAGTCAAAGCATAA